A single window of Granulicella mallensis MP5ACTX8 DNA harbors:
- a CDS encoding YqjF family protein has protein sequence MPKTFLTAEWRKLIMAQYDVAPEMLAPWLPRGLELDLFQGRCYVSLVGFLFDRVRLKGLPIPFHTRFEEVNLRFYVAHTAPDGTRRRGVVFIREFVPRAAITFVANTFYEEPYVTLPTLSSIVKSPQSLDVQYSWKHRDRWHSLGVEASFAAQPIAAGSEEEFITEHYWGYTRRGNGSTSAYEVQHPRWETYPILRHTLDVDFGALYGEAFEALNGQKPASVLLAEGSPVSVLSGSGESIA, from the coding sequence ATGCCGAAAACCTTCCTCACAGCCGAGTGGCGCAAGCTCATCATGGCGCAGTACGACGTCGCACCGGAGATGCTCGCGCCGTGGCTTCCACGCGGTCTGGAGCTCGATCTCTTCCAGGGACGGTGTTACGTCTCGCTCGTCGGCTTCCTCTTCGACCGCGTTCGCCTCAAGGGCCTGCCGATTCCTTTCCACACCCGTTTCGAAGAGGTGAACCTGCGCTTCTACGTCGCGCACACCGCGCCGGACGGCACACGCAGGCGTGGCGTCGTCTTCATCCGCGAGTTCGTACCCCGAGCGGCGATTACGTTCGTCGCCAACACCTTCTACGAAGAGCCCTATGTAACCCTGCCGACGCTCTCCAGCATCGTGAAGAGCCCGCAATCGCTCGATGTGCAGTACTCCTGGAAGCACCGCGACAGGTGGCACAGCCTTGGGGTTGAAGCTTCGTTTGCCGCCCAGCCTATCGCCGCTGGAAGCGAAGAGGAGTTCATCACCGAGCACTACTGGGGCTATACCCGTCGCGGGAATGGCAGCACGTCGGCCTACGAGGTCCAGCATCCACGCTGGGAGACCTATCCCATTCTCCGCCATACCCTTGACGTCGATTTTGGTGCGCTCTACGGCGAGGCCTTCGAGGCGCTCAATGGCCAGAAACCGGCCAGCGTGCTGCTGGCCGAAGGCTCCCCGGTGAGCGTGCTGTCGGGGAGTGGCGAAAGCATCGCCTAG
- a CDS encoding Bax inhibitor-1/YccA family protein — translation MRTIDASQGIRILDSRTTASLLSKVLWITTAGFLFTAFGAYIAPDVLPGAGFFAVVLINFGLIFGIRAATRRSTGLGLALFYLFTVLMGVEIGPLLKAYLHMAGGQTIVFEAALTTAMGMAVMAMIAQIARFDYRKLASFAFAALIGLVIIGFLSAFLHFISPGVYAWLGLVIFSVLLLVDFMRLRDSPAGTTPVMLALSIYLDALNIFIFLLQIFGNGGGRRDNRWS, via the coding sequence ATGAGAACCATCGACGCCTCACAGGGCATTCGCATCCTCGACAGCCGCACTACCGCAAGCCTTCTCAGCAAGGTGCTTTGGATCACGACTGCCGGATTTCTTTTTACCGCCTTCGGAGCCTACATCGCTCCCGACGTTCTGCCCGGCGCGGGCTTCTTCGCGGTCGTTCTGATCAACTTCGGCCTGATCTTCGGAATCAGGGCCGCCACGCGCCGCTCCACGGGGCTGGGTCTGGCGCTCTTCTACCTCTTCACCGTGCTGATGGGTGTTGAGATCGGCCCGCTGCTCAAGGCCTATCTGCATATGGCCGGCGGCCAGACCATCGTCTTCGAAGCCGCGCTGACCACCGCGATGGGCATGGCGGTCATGGCCATGATCGCGCAGATCGCCCGCTTCGACTACCGCAAGCTCGCCTCGTTTGCCTTCGCAGCCCTGATCGGGCTGGTCATCATTGGCTTCCTCTCGGCGTTTCTGCACTTCATTAGCCCCGGTGTCTATGCCTGGCTGGGCCTGGTGATCTTCAGCGTCCTGCTGCTGGTGGATTTCATGCGGCTCCGCGACAGCCCCGCAGGCACCACGCCGGTGATGCTCGCTCTTAGCATCTATCTCGACGCGCTCAACATCTTCATCTTCCTGTTGCAGATCTTTGGCAACGGCGGCGGACGGCGCGATAACCGCTGGAGTTGA